A region of the Arachis hypogaea cultivar Tifrunner chromosome 15, arahy.Tifrunner.gnm2.J5K5, whole genome shotgun sequence genome:
ttgttattataaaatattattattatgtaataatcactaatttttattacaaaaattattttttttaacaattttaaattttttacaaaatttttgttacaaatatttcattttcttatagtatatatataatcaagccCATAATATGATTTACATAAATATTTGTGTAGTAGAATATTCTAGAACAAATAAATAAGTCAACACAATATAAATTTGATGaataaatatatgaaaattaactttaattaatattagtttattttttattgtaaattaattttttatttttatttttttaaaatttaaaatttaaaatttaaaatttaaaatttaaaataaaaataaattaaaaaaattgtaacttaaaaaattaacttcttaattgaactcaAATTTGATATAGTAGTAAATATGGTGTGATTGCATAAAAAAATGGTTGTCATATATTAAAGAAACACATGTCTTTTTACTCTAGATGAGTTATAATTCGAATTACACATAAAAGTTTTCACATAAATCATCCTAGGGGCTTGTGGGTTTGGAATTTGCACGTAAATCGTGTTAGGGGATAGAGGATTAGGAAGAAGCATGTAAATCGTGTCAGGGTAGAGTGTTTTAGGTTAAAATGTATAAATCATCCTAGTCTAGGACAATTTACGTGTTATTCATAACACACAGTGGGCTGGGACGATTTATGCCTtattcacctatgcaattcatgcataaatcgtccCAGAGTATAATGATTTATATATTCATTAAGACACACGACCCTAGgacgatttatatattatatgatttAGGGGATTCACGTTCAAGAAAACCATTTAGGGGAATCAGGTAATATAGGAgcccaaatattttatttaaataaaaaaccccaaaaacagaCACGATACAAAGAATGTGAGATTTgaagaacaaagaaagaaaattgaGGATCGGAGTACCATATGAAAATTTTTCAAGGTTAAGGTAAAATCATggcataaaaaaaaaggaagaaactaAGATAGTAATCAAAATTCTTTAAGAATAGGTCTACTTTTGTAATCTATAAATAGAAGGaatttataaagaaaaacaaTACTAAATCATCACTCAAATTTATAAACATTTCTCAATTTCACAAACGCAATAAAAAAACATAGAATGTAAGTGTGTGTAAGTGTTAgaagttaattattttattttaatttatttatgtttgattcttttttttttttttttacattttgtcGTTATTCTATTTCCTTTcctttccaattcaattttatatttattgatttaaagcttttttctgttcatttatttatttattttaccttgtTTATCATAAATTTGTCACTAGTAATTTTAACGCAAGTTATTTCGATAAGTAATTTCTGGATCAAGTTCACTCTTTTTTAGAAGAGTAGTATGTGTTTCCCGAATTGATATCTTAATACAAGTTCGATTCGACACCCTGTTGAACAGTACCAAAAAATTAAGTGAAacaatatctaaatatttattataaaatattacatctttattatttcgattctcttagtacaaatctttttatattatatcattttaTACAACATAaatatacacatatttttttttctactgcTTTTTCTTACCTTTCTAATATGTAAAAGGAATTTGAAATGATATCTTTTTGTAAGTTCACTAGATCGAGCATAtctatatataatcaatgaatattcatatataaatttgTTATGGAATTATAAATCTTATGAGTTATATGTCTATCTGTTGAACTTTTATTTACTTGTTCAACTACAACTTTTACATGAAGAAACGAAAATATTTAACTAAATGatagtaatataataaaaataagaaaagtggTTCATATATATTGTTTGTGTAGAGAAAAGTGGTTGAATAAATTAATGGTTCATTCAAATTCAATGGTTCGAAGTTGAAATTACAGTGTATTGGTGGGTCAAGTTATTTAGGGCAACAATTGGAAGGTaccattatttaatttttctgcTGCTCCTTTTCTAAATCAATATTCTCTTTACTCAAAAAGTCGAAATGGAATTATTTATGTAAAAGACACTTCTACAAGACACTTCTACTACCCTACATCTATACTACAACAGTAACTAGCAATCCCATTGGTGGTAATAATAAATTTCATAATGAAATGCAAGAAAAATGTTTTCAGAAATTCTTGGAGACCAATcattttttcagtattttttttaattatttgattagtataaatactaaattatttttaataaataaaatttattaatttgtgtgtataaatttagaaaaatataaatataaattatattaattcatatGTATAAATTCTAGTAAATATAGATACAAATTATATGTATAAgatatatagtatattttattaaCCAAACCATTAAATCataataacatataataaaaattaggataccactttaataaagacactaaaaatgtctttttttttaaagatgtttatatttgttatgttattattggacatttttattaaattagttaataatttattttttaataaaccagaacaaaatcagtttattataacaataataataaacctaattgttttcattataattattagacctgatttgatccgatcgaattacacaatctaaaccgaatatatttaaactttttgataaaaagataaatatatccctgattttttgttttgtggacatttaaattcctaaaaatttaaaaatacaattaaatctctaaaaaaattgagtttattgttattgttttaaaaaaaaatcggttttattctaatttgttaaaaaatttaaaataaccgGTTCATTAATACTTCCAATAATAATGCAAAACGTAAGCATCTTtacaaaaagacgttttaagcgtctttatggaagcatctttaaaaattatttactttaAATTCCACTGAAATCGAACATCAATAATTATGTAATTaaagaatttttatttatatatttcaaaaaatatattatattgatttttaagtatataaaaattagttagtCAAAGAGTTTAGTGGTTTTGTAATATTATGAGCTCGCTTGAACAAATTTATTGAGAAAAATGAAATAATATTTTCTGTATGAGCATGATGGATATCTGACTATAATGGTGGTCAACAAGGGGTGATATAAGAATAAGATAAAATCTACAGTTGCATAGAAGAAAGCAGGGCCCATATGTGAtgttctttcttattttgcttcaAATTCATGTGGCTTTCCCCACATGTGATGTTCAACTTTGAATAGCAGTCATCACTCAAACAAAGTAGGTGGAATTTGTCTCAGCAACAAAAAGGAAACAAAAGTTATATTGGACATTTCTAAATTCTCATAAATCATCTTGTAACTTTAACATTTCCTATGTTtccaaatgtgaaaaaaaaaaaaaaaacagttaaaaAATGTACAGCCCCCCCAGTAACCGAGTCAGATACCaagattttttattatcaatttgcCAATGCCATGGTCAATAATGGAATTTCAATTGACATAATGATGTGTCACTTTGTGTCAGTGGCAGTATGACAGGGATTCAAGAGAAATAATGTAATCTATGAAatattgaaatatatgatgtatcAGTAATCAGTATTGAACATAAGTACATAACTAGGTGGGAAAATTTGAATTTACTAAATGAGGTATCAATTGTTTATTAACCCTTATATACTATTTTTGTAAGCAATTATCCTTTAATATAAACCTATAATTTGACATATTTAACGTAATATTTCTCGACATcttaattatcatttttatataaagatatttttattcgagtagacctcatttaaaatataaaaactcaATTAATAATATCAATCATCTAAAATGTGTTTGATATGATATGACACATCATTGcgttagtaaaaaaatattaaaaagatactttaaaaaaattataaattcaaattgCGAATATCTTGAGTAGAGGTGTAAGTTATCGAACCGGACTAAAAATTATCGCAAAATCGAATCGAAAATTACAACAACTGATTTGAAaaccgaaattttttttttgttttttttttacaaaaccgatcggttcggttcgattttcGGTTGGCTCGATAGAAATCgaatcgaaccaaaccgaacgGAAGATATACATACATTTCAATATTTTAACCATTTTAACATTTAACCtaacaacaaaaattttcaacccCTAACCATTTCAATGTTTTACTCTTATTATTTCAGTTTATTGACTATTTTGAACATCTAATTATTGTGATTCATATTCTTCTCATTAGGAATTAAAACCGAAAAACCGATCGAACCAAACCGTTGTTGGTTCGATTCGATTCGGTTTGATTATTGTAAAAGCAGCAAACCGAATGGTTGTGTGTTTGTAGGAACCGATAACCTCTAATCTTgagtaaaattagaaaaaaaaaataaacaaataataattaaaaacagaCAAAAAAAACCTTGATGATTGTGGAAAAACATGACTCATATGATATGATATATGAACATGTCTTACATAATGGAGCATGCATGAGGGTTATCATCGCTGAAGAGTGAAGCAAAGGCCTCATCAGAGGCCACAGCAACAGAATAAACAGAAGGTGTATGGAAGAAAGTATGAACTCCATTTGTAGCTTCACTCTTGTATGCATCATTGTAGTAATGGTTAACAATGTAAGTAGGGTACTTATAGAATGATGCAAAATGAGAATGGCCTGCTAGGAATGGCCATGGTTCTGCTACCTTCCCTGCACGTTTTATTGCCTTCAAAACCTTCTTCTCTTCTAAGCCATACCCTTTAACTGTTATCTTTTGTGCCTCCATTTCCACCTCTACCTCATCTACTCCTATTATGTGCAAATGTACCacatttcaaaattcaacattATAAAAACAAGAGTGAATACCCATATACGGTCCCtcacaattatctcgaaaggacaatgagatccaaaaaaaagaaaaaaacatccAATTCGGttcctgatttttttttgtaCTGATTAGTCTCTGTgccaaaaaaataacattgacttttttttggtACAGAAGCTAATCAGTCCCATAAAAGTAAATCTCAGGGGCCAGattggtatttttttttgtcaaggacCTCGTTGTCTTTTGAGATAATTGTTAAGAgttattttggatttttctctaaAAACAAATGTACTAAACCATTACATCACTTTTTATTTTCTACATGGGGCAAAAATAATGTTTTATAGAatattaaaccactcttccatTTTTGCCCATGATaacaataaagacgtctcacAACCCACAAATCCAacccaacagaatacacaaattcaattataattttagtctttattttatcttatttttatttgcttttatctttcataggacaatgctctctatatatacttagttttaccttcatagtttacaattttcaatcaatcaaccatcaataaaatttcttcatcttttcttttctttcattattctttcacaattttattatctttgcgTACTCTTTCCGTTTTATTACAGAATGACGAATTTCACTAGTAAAATATGCAGTTATAAACAGATAAATCtttagaacaaaaaatatttatacagaAATATGTCTGTTAGTAAAGCACTTTCTTCAATATGTTattctttatttaaatttttgaattacactttttaaaatatttttaaaaagttgtgATTCCATATTCAAGTGTTTTACACCATCAGACTCATTTTTTTAGTATATACACTAATAACATTACCATATTTAAATTTTTCAGCATATTACAACCAACataaaataaatttgttaaaAGTTTATTAAATCTTTATGGCATGGACAAAAAGGAATGGGGGAATTGTATGTGTCAGATGATAATAGTTCAGTGCATATGCAGAAGCCTAAAATCTTGGCTTTCTAATACTTGCTTGTACTTGTGCACTTGCCAACTTGTAACACAAACATTCCACATGGGATTTTTTTAGAATAACTTAACATAAAAACTGTTCCTCTGGCACATATATATATgtctacatatatataaaaataatagatataaacaaaaaaagtaggttgaaaaaaaaaaaatataatgtacCTTTGAGCTTGTAGAGAGCTCTCTTCAATTTTGAAGCACATCCTTCACAATCAAGATTTGGAACTCTCACCTCTACCATATTCTGCAGATCCATGCAACAATCTCAGTCACAAATGCTAACCATTCTGTGTTTATATGTGTCACAAAAGAGAAACAATAAAGAATAGTTACTTACAGACATTGTTATTAGTTTTTTTAAgtcttagaaaaaaaatatgaacaaGCAATTCAAGTCCCTTTGTTTTTTGAAGTTTGGACTTTGAAGTAGCACCAAATTCAAACCAGTTTGTGAGAGAGAATGATGAAGAAGTGAATGGAATATAGCATCAAAGTTGATGTATGAAGGGTCTCTTTTAAACAGTTATAGgctgaaaaaaaataattaaaaaaaagttttattaaggtcttggaattaaaaaaaaaaagatagcatgcagaagtaataataataaaatagttaataataatatttgaggCGTGGGAAGTGGATCCCAATTTTGAGGCACAGTCCCTCACTTTGTGTCTGCTTCTCTCTTCATTGAAACTGGACCACCATGTACCATTTTGCTTTTCAGCTTTCTCTCTTTTGTTTGTGACACAACACAAAATGATTACTACCTGCATATGTTGTTGTGTAGGACATTCTCTAAGGATGCTGCATGGGGTGTCTTCACTTAATTTATAGATATCATCTTCAATTTAAAATCTGCAATCATGTACTTCCAAGCATTCTATGTAGAGTTTCTTATGCAGACCAATCAtacaaaattagaaaattttaacTAGAATTTTTGTCCAAAATTACAGTGGTGGTTTAACCATATATTtcatctattttaaaataaaaatttaattttgatgcactgacagtgTAAAGCGTCGTTCTTTTAGATGATCAATCACACGGTCAatgtaaaaagtagttatttttattggtgtGTCATTGCGTAATTAGATGCACATGTAAAATTACTTTACACTaatagtacatcaaaattaaattttatataaataattgtaGCTTTAACTTTTTTATGCATTTAAAAGTCAATGCTACTAAATGTTAAATAGATTTAGATACATTAGTGTTTTAACATGtcaaaaaagttaaaatattcttgttaaaattttagttCTTTTAATGTGTCAAAGGGTATACttatatttgaaaaacaaaaagaaaaacatgatCTTTCTTGAATTAGAAAAAGGTATTATGATTATGTTTAAGAGCGGATGTTTGTGCTTATGACATACATTGCATAATTTCTGCTGCTATCAACATCAGTGCACAATTTTAAGGATAGTTATCAGCATAATTTTATATTGGCAAATgcaccaaaaattcaaaatccttttcatTATTGCCCCTTAAAGTTTGGTTTATGCTTGTTGCTGCAGTCCTTATCAAAAAGTTAATCCAAAAGAAGCCTGATCTTTTAACTACATAAATTTAATATGGACCTAGCTAAGACTAATTAACTAATctagatatatatacatatattttaataaaGCTTTGACCAACTATGATATGTTCTTTAGAAACAAAAGAATTAAAGCAGATAATATCTCTCTCAACAAAGCATCTTTCCAGAAAGAAAAGGCAATTCTtgcaaactaaataaataaaacttttaaCAAAAATATGTGACACAATAATGAAGAAGGATTGTGTATAGAAAATGGTGAACAACTCAAAaacttcctatatatatatatcttcataATATCCTCATTCATCAGTGTGCAGCAGCAACAATATATTCTGGCATGCATGTGATGAAAAAGAGCAAAGTacacacatcatcatcatcatcactttgACACCAATTTATCAGCAGATGGAGAGAAGTCAAAGAAAGAAAATCAGAAAAAAGAAAATGTGAAGATAGAAGGACTTGACATGGTTTATAGCATAAAGGTTGCTGTATCCAgagccatatatatataatacacacTTTGATATTCTTGAAACATGGACCTCATATGCAATTGAAAATCTAATCATCTACCATTAGGAAAAGTTATTATAATTTACCCAATTTTATATAACCCTTTATATCATAGATTTTATCATGAGAAACCTATAAGGCTATGGCATCTATCTAAGTGCACCTATATTAATAGGATCTCTCTAGTTAGTTAACACATTATAGACTTTGTTAATTAGATTAAAGAATCTGAACATGCATGTACtaatatattaatttagtatatttatataagTTCATATATACAAGAATGATGTGGACAATGCATGTCTAATAGAACATTGGTATTTAACTGAATTATTATCAATGAATCACTAGAGTGTTCTAACTGAAATAATCTCTATAATTAGTTGATTTAACTGAGGaaataatctctaataaaatagaataatctCAGAAAGTTAGCAAATATAATAACTACAACAACAAAGGAAAGTGACTTGGTAGAAAAAGCAGAACAGGTTGACATGACTCCATATGCAAAAGGAAGAGGTGTTTGCCATTTGAGCTACAAAAACTTGCCTCAACTTATGAGTGGTCAATGTGGTGGAAGAGCTTCTTcaaactttatttatttaatggTAAACCACTAGTTTagcctttttatttaaataaatataaaaaaattaatttttaaaaatacacataaatttaAAGCAATACCAAAATTTACTGAGTCTATTTCGTATAAACAGTCTATaaaatacattttaatttttattttttggatgttAAAATTCATTTCACAGACGATTCATATAAAATAAATCCAACATATTTTGACACAATTTAAATTCatatgttttttaaaaatattttttaatatttatttaaataaaaaaatcccactaattttctatttttattttatcatgttTCGTCtatgtaattattatttttttaatactgcTTGATGTATCCACATCCTTTGGTTTGGTGATGCCATATTCCCTTTCTCTTTTTACGGATCTCTGACACTAAAAGTTAGTTTACTAAGATAttccataattttttaatttttatcctaAAATATCTCGCTAGGAAAATATTTTCCATGCTCTCTTAACTAAAATAGATAAAGCTTACACACATGATTCATTGCCAAACTTTTCCTAGACTCAAGTCTCAAATTCAATGGTTGTaaacagagaagaaaaaaataataataacaaccagaaaatgacaaataggtcTTTAATTTTTGCTCCGCGAATATTTTCGTCCCTGatcattgaaaaatatttttaagtcccTAACCTTTACAAAACTTGGatggatcagtccctgacggaagTATTTAGACGGAGGGACTAATCTGTCCAAGTTTTATGAAAGTCAGatacttaaaagtatttttcaaacaAAATGTCTGCAGGACAAAAAGTCAgaaacctatttgtccttttctctaataACAACACTAAGTTAATTAGAAACCAATAGCaataagttttaaaaaataaaaataaatctaatttaattttaaaaaattaaaaaaactcggATTATTTTGGGCCTAGGAccaaaaaattcattgaaattggGCTTCTTTTTGTGGCCTGTTTAATGGAACCCATTTCAATTTTGGTTCGGAAGGTGTAATTACTAAATTACCCATCCGTCATAGCAAATAACAGTCGCTAGCTATTTGGATAAGGCTTTTCACTTGGTGGAAGAAGAAGCACAAGCTTCTGAGTCCTAACAATGGCGTCCTCGGTTACCTCTTCTCTTCAAATCAGGTAAAAAAAATTTACCTTTATCTCTTACTATTACTATTTCTTGTTTCCTCTTTGCGAATTCAGTTCCTCTTCAAGCAAATAATAATTTGCTGTGCTGCAATTTTGCATTTCTACTGTTGTTCAATGATGCTGATTATATGGTTTGAAATGTTGAATTACAATGAATTCAAAACTCATCCATTCTGGAAATTCAGCTTCTCTTGTCATAGGAGCACACAGTCTCAAACTTTGACTCTGCCCAATTTTTCTGAACTCTCTCTCTCATTGCTTCAACATGTAGATATAGTTTTGCTTTTACTTCTTGTACAAGCTTGGGTCGACGAATTATGTTCATACTTGGGGAAATTAGTGGGTTTTGAGTTAACTGAGTCTGGTTATCAAGATGACCATAATTGTAGACAATACTGTGATAATTCATGTCTTTGGATGTCAATGAAAGAAAGATGCATTCTTGGTATTCGATGAAATGCTTGTGAGGAGAAGGGTAGCATTTGAGGAATGTTGGTACATATCTGAATATGTTTTTTATATTGTTTGAGctacatgtgaaagcttgaaGAGGAGTTCAACATGAAATCCTCCAAAAAGTTTTACATGGTTAATAGATTCTTCCtgctattgttattattattattgttattatgtgAAGCTTGTGTTGTCTTCTAGTAGGACATTGCACTTTACTTCTGTTTGAAATTTGCACTTCTCGAAAAACCTCACTGGTCATGTGCTATCCTATTTCAGCAATTTGAAGACTACCGTTTTTGGTGAGCAAAATAAGCTCAGAGTTTCAACTCTTACTGCGAGAAATGTTGGCTTCCGTAAAATGACTACAGAATGTAAGGAGTCACGAATTGGGAAGCAACCAATTGAAGTGCCATCCAATGTTACAATCAAATTAGAAGGGCAGGATATACGGGTAAAAGGTCCCCTGGGAGAACTTGGATTAACTTATCCTCGCGAAGTGATCGTTGAGACGCAGGAATCAGGCGCTCTAAGGGTTAGGAAGGCAGTCGAAACTAGAAGGGCCAATCAAATGCATGGACTTTTTAGGTACTTCATTTTACTGATCCCTCTTGTATTTGAGACTTGGGAACACCTCTTGCTACAAGATTTAATCTATTAGTAGTAAAcaaatgttttgttttctatGCTTGCGCCTTATGGtggtaaatttataaaattttttactcaTATGTAGATGTTAAATTCTTATGAACTATGACAAGAAAACATTGGTAGGGTATGCTTTGTAATTAAGTGTTGACTAGACGACCTAGTAATTAGGATATGCTTTTCTTAGGAGAATTTAActaaatgaatgaatgtgatcAGGACGCTAACAGACAACCTGGTTGTTGGAGTTTCTAAAGGTTTCGAAAAGAAACTTCAACTGGTCGGTGTTGGGTATCGTGCCACggtagaaggaaaagagatagtgCTGAATCTTGGATTCTCTCATCCTGTTAAGATGACAATTCCTGATGGCCTGAAAGTGAAGGTAGAAGACAACACCAGAATCACGATCAGCGGATATGACAAATCTGATATTGGCCAGTTTGCTGCTTCAATTCGTAGATGGAGACCCCCGGAACCATACAAAGGTAAGGGTATCAAATATGCTGATGAAATTATAAGGAGAAAAGAAGGAAAAGCAGGAAAGAAGAAGTAACTTTGGCttcactttttcattttttcatttatCTCCCGTTGATTTTCTTGTTTGTTAGTAATGGAAAATACTAAAGTTCCAAGCCAAGAAATTCATATGGATTATCATAAGCTAGAATCACATCTCTCCTTATGGTCTTTTAATCATAGCCAACATTATTATAACGTCAATGTCAATAGTGTGGTTAGGAAAAAGAAAACTACCATACAAGTTCTTCTGGTGAAAGGTAATGGGTTTGAGTGTTGTagttaaaaaaagaaagagattaaATTTTGGATTGCCAAGCCGAATTGCCTTTTAGTTGGGTATCTTAAAGGTTTATTTTAATGGGATGAATTGCTTCAAATTGTTGTTAAGGTATACCTTTGAGCTCATAAGAAATTTATAGAAGTATTTATAAATCATCTACACTACCAGAAAACTTGTAAATTGAATTCAAATTATGACAATAAGAGTAAAAGATCAAACATTGTGAATAACTTAGGCTAGAAGGTTTGCCATTTATCAATTCTCTTGGAAAAGTGATCTAAAAGGACATGAGCATAGGTTTACATCTTGCCCATTCGTATGTATTTTGTTCTTAAAAAATGTTATATGCACAGTAAAAGCCAACTACCAAATATTTCATTATGCATTGGTGTATATTTATATGGCCAGGTCTATGGTGGCACAAGAAGTAGTGCCTAGTGGTGGCCAATTGTTGACTCACCAATAGATGTGATACCTGGCCAAAAGATTATGAAAGGAAACTTGCTTAATTAGTAGTGAGAAATTGAGAATGATAAAGATGCGGTCATCAAATGTTAGGGAAAAATAGAAATTTGAGCACCAAAAATTGAACCTTATGATGTGGGCTGTGTACTAGGCCAACAAAAACAGTGAAAACTAAAGAGAGGTTGAGTAGATTAAGCGTTCTTAactaagttgggttggtctagtggttagctcactaatctgcttaagcaagtgtcgggggttcgaatcccgccttgtgcatgcagcaacccattggccagcggcaaacccttaaatggagctcagtactgcgacggattagtccttgacctgccgggttgggggataccgtgggaaaccaaaaaaaaaaaaaaagattaagcgTTCTTCATCAAGGTGATAATATATGTCTTCTGTGTAAAAAGgagataaaatttatttattatttattttttctgtgaGTTTACATAACAGGTGTGGTACGTTTGGTTGAAGTGTTTTAATAGAGTTTGGGCTATCTTGAGAA
Encoded here:
- the LOC112747289 gene encoding heavy metal-associated isoprenylated plant protein 31; translated protein: MSNMVEVRVPNLDCEGCASKLKRALYKLKGVDEVEVEMEAQKITVKGYGLEEKKVLKAIKRAGKVAEPWPFLAGHSHFASFYKYPTYIVNHYYNDAYKSEATNGVHTFFHTPSVYSVAVASDEAFASLFSDDNPHACSIM
- the LOC112751790 gene encoding large ribosomal subunit protein uL6c, with the protein product MASSVTSSLQISNLKTTVFGEQNKLRVSTLTARNVGFRKMTTECKESRIGKQPIEVPSNVTIKLEGQDIRVKGPLGELGLTYPREVIVETQESGALRVRKAVETRRANQMHGLFRTLTDNLVVGVSKGFEKKLQLVGVGYRATVEGKEIVLNLGFSHPVKMTIPDGLKVKVEDNTRITISGYDKSDIGQFAASIRRWRPPEPYKGKGIKYADEIIRRKEGKAGKKK